One window of the Pempheris klunzingeri isolate RE-2024b chromosome 10, fPemKlu1.hap1, whole genome shotgun sequence genome contains the following:
- the LOC139208659 gene encoding protein FAM237A-like: MIINELEEQMVPVLLNIPVASVFVLSCMCTVPPQGQKPGRVDPLTTHRANPQCWDSSSALLLEMRSPRIADTVPAFWDMMVFLRSSDDSKHTALFWDLARVFWDIYLDCVLSRSHGLGRRHITADNIRQCGGLS, translated from the exons ATGATCATCaatgagctggaggagcag ATGGTCCCGGTGCTGCTGAACATCCCCGTGgcctcagtgtttgtgctgagcTGCATGTGTACCGTGCCGCCGCAGGGCCAGAAGCCGGGTCGCGTCGACCCGCTGACGACCCACCGGGCGAACCCGCAGTGCTGGGACTCCTCCTcggctctgctgctggagatgcGCTCCCCGAGGATCGCCGACACGGTGCCCGCCTTCTGGGACATGATGGTGTTCCTCAGGTCGTCGGACGACAGCAAACACACGGCGCTCTTCTGGGACCTGGCCCGGGTCTTCTGGGACATTTACCTGGACTGCGTCCTGTCCAGGAGCCACGGCCTGGGGCGGAGACACATCACGGCT